In Methanolacinia paynteri, the DNA window CCCGGAGTTGATATTAAATCCCGGATGCGGGATTTTAACTTTTTAGTCTCTTCATAGTCTGAAAGAAGCCGGCTCCAGATATCGGATCTGCCGAGAACCTCGCTCTTCGGGTAGCCCGAGATGTTCTCGGCACCTTTGTTCCATATGATTACCCTGTTTTCACTGTCCGATACCGTGACCATGACCCGGGGGTTTTCGATGATTCTATTCTGGAATTCCAGGAGATGCTCGTTTTCTTCCTGGTCCCCGCGGCTTTTCTCTACAAGATATGATACAAGTGCTGCTATGACAATGAACATCAGCATCCTGATGAGGGCTGAAGAGATGACGATTATATCGCCGGAAAAGAAGAAGATAACCGGAATTACATAAAAAAGAGAGATCCCTGCTGCAGCATATATTCCTTTTTTTGGATAGTAGTATGCCGAGATGAGTATCGGGATATAGAAAAGATGAGGAAAAACAAATGTTATGCCCATCGAAAGCATCTGGCATGAGATTACGAATATAAGAAGGGTGGAAAAGAGGATTGTATTATCGATTAGAAAGGATTTTTTCATGGATACGGCTCCTCTTCTAAAAAAAACCGGAAAATAGCTTTATTAAACAAATTCCTCACAAAGCATTCCCCATAATCCCGAGATTATATTCTTTAAATCTTCTTAGAAAATGTTTTTATTTATTCTTTCTTAAAGGGTTGGTCTGTATTTTTTGTTAATTTAACTTCAAAAAGTGTCACCGGATGCATCTCCTGAACATGGGGTCGTTTCAATCATGATACCTTTATGTCGAATGCTGACCTCATCATTAATGAAACATAAATGAGCTGTATAATAATAGTCGGTGGCTTTTTTGGAGATGAAGGCAAGGGCAAAATCGTTGCCCACGTTGCACATGAAGATAAACCCTCAATAATTTCCAGGGGCGGGGTAGGCCCCAATGCGGGACATACCGTTCAGGTCGGGGAAAAGGAGTACGGAATCAGGATGATACCTTCCGGGTTCGTATATCCCAAAGCAAGACTTATGATCGGCAGCGGCGTCCTTGTCGACCCCAATGTCCTCAAAAAGGAGATTGAAATGCTCGATGTCGACGACAGGGTCTTTATCGACAAAAGGTGCAGCATAATCGAGGAAGAGCACATAAAACAGGACAAGGGCAACGAGCACCTCTCGAAGACAATCGGGTCCACCGGGACAGGCTGCGGCCCGGCAAATGTCGCGAGGGTGAACAGGGTTGCAAAGCAGGCGAAGGATATCCCTGAGCTTCAGAAGTACCTGATCGACGCATCCTACGAGATCAACTCCGCACTTGACAGGGGCGAAAACGTTCTCCTCGAAGGAACCCAGGGATTCGGAATATCGCTCTATTTCGGAACATACCCGTTTGTCACGAGCAAGGACACATCTGCGTCGCAGATTGCCGCGGACAACGGTGTGGGCCCGACGAGGATCGACGATGTAATAGTGGTCTTCAAGGCATACCCCACAAGGGTGGGAGCAGGGCCGTTCGGCACGGAGATGTCGAAAGAAGAGTCGATGAGGCTTGGAATCCAGGAGTTCGGAACCGTAACCCACAGGGAGAGGCGTATCGGGTGCTGGGACGGGGCGATGGCAAGATACTCGGCCATGGTCAACGGGTGCACTATTGCGGCGATAACAGGCATCGATCACATCGATCCTGAGTGTTACGGTGCGACGGAGTACAGCCAGCTTACCGAAAAGGCTCTTGAGTTCATAAAACAGGCTGAAAAGGATATCGGCGCACCTGTAAAGCTGATCTCGACAGGGCCGGAGATGAACCAGATTATCGATATAAGATAAGGAGCAGCGTTATGAAGATGTCAACCTACGAGATCCTTTGCTGTCCCGTATGCAAAGGCGATCTCGAACTGAAGGTCGTTGAGAAGATCGTTCTTGAGAGCGGTGAAGAGGATGTCATAGAGGGGACTCTCCGCTGTCAAAAATGCGGTGTTGACTATCCGATCTCGGACGGAATCCCGAACCTTCTTCCGCAAAATAAATAAAGGCACAAAATAAGGGAATTAATATGTCGGTACATATCCGCCTGAACAGGAAGGGAATAAACTCAATAGAGATGCCCGAATCGGCTGACGTCGGGGTGGGGGAATCTCTTGTGCTGAAGATGATAAATCACGGCGCCCCCCTGCATCTGACGGTTTCGACAATAAACGGAAAGAGATTTACCCATTTCATTCATGAAAACATGTATGTTGACGACAGTCTCGTTCTCAGGATACCTATTCTCTCCGTGGCACCCCCCGGAAGTTTCCGTATCGAGATAATTACAGGATACGGAACAGTGAAAGAGGAGCTGACGGTGAACGTCCACGATCAGGAGATCGAGCTTCCCGAGGGAATGGAGGAGATCCCGGATATCGAGGAGAAAAAGAGTATAATATCGGGTAAAGACGCCCTGGTAATTCTCTGTGCCGTTCTCGCGTGGATCTCTTATGCGTCCGGATTCTTCTATCCGGGATTAATTCCCGTAATTGTTCCGATGGTTCTTCTTACAGCCGGTGTTGTTATCGGATGGTTCTTCCGGTCCTCATAATCTGGCTCTCTCTCCTTGCAGACAGGGTCGCGGGGGATCCGCCGA includes these proteins:
- a CDS encoding methytransferase partner Trm112, whose protein sequence is MKMSTYEILCCPVCKGDLELKVVEKIVLESGEEDVIEGTLRCQKCGVDYPISDGIPNLLPQNK
- a CDS encoding DUF7524 family protein; this translates as MSVHIRLNRKGINSIEMPESADVGVGESLVLKMINHGAPLHLTVSTINGKRFTHFIHENMYVDDSLVLRIPILSVAPPGSFRIEIITGYGTVKEELTVNVHDQEIELPEGMEEIPDIEEKKSIISGKDALVILCAVLAWISYASGFFYPGLIPVIVPMVLLTAGVVIGWFFRSS
- a CDS encoding PAS domain S-box protein — encoded protein: MKKSFLIDNTILFSTLLIFVISCQMLSMGITFVFPHLFYIPILISAYYYPKKGIYAAAGISLFYVIPVIFFFSGDIIVISSALIRMLMFIVIAALVSYLVEKSRGDQEENEHLLEFQNRIIENPRVMVTVSDSENRVIIWNKGAENISGYPKSEVLGRSDIWSRLLSDYEETKKLKSRIRDLISTPGSIDWVPLTLVRKDGEVRYVVVSLQTMNSKPGEASNILGIAVDITENRRLEAENRTALNQIENNVSKMYILNDQIRNPLAIILGQIEINQSTSRQIICEQVIQINDIISQLDRDSIESTKIIDYLRKHYGFFNEEQ
- a CDS encoding adenylosuccinate synthetase — its product is MSCIIIVGGFFGDEGKGKIVAHVAHEDKPSIISRGGVGPNAGHTVQVGEKEYGIRMIPSGFVYPKARLMIGSGVLVDPNVLKKEIEMLDVDDRVFIDKRCSIIEEEHIKQDKGNEHLSKTIGSTGTGCGPANVARVNRVAKQAKDIPELQKYLIDASYEINSALDRGENVLLEGTQGFGISLYFGTYPFVTSKDTSASQIAADNGVGPTRIDDVIVVFKAYPTRVGAGPFGTEMSKEESMRLGIQEFGTVTHRERRIGCWDGAMARYSAMVNGCTIAAITGIDHIDPECYGATEYSQLTEKALEFIKQAEKDIGAPVKLISTGPEMNQIIDIR